From Leptospira congkakensis, one genomic window encodes:
- a CDS encoding aldose 1-epimerase, with protein sequence MYQLKTKQSSFETHPTGGGQWLGLHLLSPVDGKPVSVVSGHRAPDPFFASGSFLMFPWVNRLEPNPWAREPFYPSTHWLTDGNGIPLHGLYHNLPRHLVKEEIGNEKSYAEFEMEIPPSWKGSLLSKIQIRECYHLFPSELKIIYRLQNESDTEFPFALGIHPYFRWNEDESIDDLFLFGSGFHKVKLGDYLLPEKIQNDVTVLNSEETLVGKNLDDLYASIDGENSYIGLFSMNKKEKLIIQGGDFYQVYIPQDRRSIAIEPMTGTGNFLHFPGGNPKTIRPNSEKQIEFSIRLDRF encoded by the coding sequence TTGTACCAACTGAAAACAAAACAGTCTAGTTTTGAGACCCACCCAACAGGTGGCGGCCAATGGCTCGGTTTGCATCTTCTCTCACCTGTGGATGGAAAACCCGTTTCTGTGGTTTCTGGGCACAGGGCCCCCGATCCTTTTTTTGCTTCTGGGTCCTTTTTGATGTTTCCTTGGGTCAATCGTTTAGAACCCAATCCTTGGGCCAGGGAGCCGTTTTATCCAAGCACTCACTGGCTGACCGATGGAAACGGAATCCCTCTCCACGGCCTTTATCACAACCTTCCCAGACATTTGGTAAAAGAAGAAATCGGTAACGAAAAATCTTACGCCGAGTTTGAAATGGAAATCCCTCCCAGTTGGAAGGGGAGTTTATTATCTAAAATCCAGATTAGAGAATGTTACCATCTTTTCCCATCGGAATTAAAAATCATCTACCGATTGCAAAACGAGTCTGATACAGAATTTCCTTTTGCACTCGGCATCCATCCATACTTTCGTTGGAACGAAGATGAATCTATAGATGATTTATTTTTATTTGGATCAGGGTTTCATAAAGTTAAGTTAGGAGATTATTTACTTCCAGAAAAAATTCAGAATGATGTTACTGTTTTGAATTCAGAAGAAACACTTGTCGGAAAAAATTTAGATGATCTATATGCATCCATTGATGGAGAAAATTCTTATATTGGTCTATTCTCTATGAATAAAAAAGAAAAACTCATCATACAAGGTGGTGATTTTTATCAAGTATATATACCACAAGATAGAAGGTCTATAGCGATAGAACCTATGACGGGAACTGGGAATTTTTTACATTTCCCTGGTGGTAATCCTAAAACCATCAGACCAAACTCAGAAAAACAGATAGAATTTTCGATTCGATTGGATCGTTTTTAA
- a CDS encoding tetratricopeptide repeat protein: protein MKKAVLTILVLALTASISAGESSLMNEDLDSLVSQYDKETLTAISNELVKLASEEEGMGEFDLASGHYTRAIKIREAIGMTEHKSFASIQYLASLAYSKAGHFCEASTHAKKASDAFRLHGISKFEQKASDDHKEYARACAVVAFK, encoded by the coding sequence ATGAAAAAGGCAGTTTTAACCATTCTAGTTTTGGCACTTACCGCTTCCATTTCTGCTGGAGAATCTTCTTTGATGAATGAAGATCTTGATTCCCTCGTCAGTCAATATGACAAAGAAACTCTGACTGCCATTTCTAACGAACTTGTGAAACTCGCAAGTGAAGAGGAAGGAATGGGTGAGTTTGATTTAGCTTCAGGACATTATACTCGCGCGATAAAAATTAGAGAAGCCATTGGGATGACTGAACACAAAAGTTTTGCTTCTATCCAATACCTTGCAAGTTTAGCTTATTCCAAAGCTGGTCATTTTTGTGAAGCATCTACACATGCTAAAAAAGCAAGTGATGCATTCCGTTTACACGGGATTTCTAAATTCGAACAAAAAGCAAGTGATGATCACAAAGAATATGCACGAGCTTGTGCAGTTGTGGCATTCAAATAA
- a CDS encoding MBOAT family O-acyltransferase has protein sequence MLFNSIPYLILFAFTYLIYWNIPQKGRKPLLVLSSLIFYAYFSFPFLFHFLLVILINFGFSEWIFNRKEKGKPYHRLLFTIVALNLINLGFFKYFYFFTGSLYSLTGYPVFKEISGSWSIFLPLAISFYTFQIIAVQVDIHRGIIEKRMSAVDYFLFILFFPQLIAGPIMRSQDFLPQLDNPTIDSDRMKKGLFLIIGGLFKKVIIAENISPIISPIFMDPAKFDSFSIFFSVLAFAIQVYCDFSGYTDMARGSANLLGYEIPENFQGPFFSQSFRELWSRWHITLSSWLRDYIYIPLGGSKGSIFRSNVNSFITMCLGGLWHGANWAFVFWGAYLGALIWIERSLYLHRGKKKFLPDTLPFVGIIRTIVVFIIFTFSGVFFRAAARGDESMNVAYEIFKGVLTFRNTGETLSRVDELPTFIALGLMFNWFQYSNFVYEKLKPYQNILLPFLAVVILLLLGIFGDGGQDFIYFQF, from the coding sequence ATGTTATTTAACTCTATTCCTTATTTAATTCTTTTTGCGTTTACATATTTAATTTACTGGAATATCCCACAAAAAGGAAGAAAACCATTACTGGTTCTCTCTTCCTTAATTTTTTATGCGTATTTCAGTTTTCCTTTTTTATTTCACTTCCTTCTCGTAATCCTTATCAATTTTGGATTTAGTGAATGGATTTTTAATCGAAAAGAGAAAGGTAAACCTTATCACCGTTTATTATTTACCATTGTCGCTTTAAACTTAATCAATTTAGGTTTTTTTAAATATTTCTACTTCTTTACAGGATCGTTGTATTCGCTCACAGGTTATCCGGTGTTCAAAGAAATCTCTGGATCTTGGAGTATCTTTTTACCTCTAGCAATTAGTTTTTATACCTTCCAAATCATTGCCGTGCAGGTAGACATCCATAGAGGAATCATAGAAAAAAGAATGTCCGCCGTGGACTACTTTCTCTTCATTCTTTTCTTCCCTCAATTGATCGCGGGCCCCATCATGCGGTCCCAAGATTTTCTTCCGCAACTAGACAACCCTACCATCGATTCAGACCGAATGAAAAAAGGTCTTTTTCTAATCATTGGTGGTCTTTTTAAGAAAGTAATCATCGCAGAAAACATTTCACCGATCATTTCTCCTATCTTTATGGATCCTGCAAAATTCGACAGTTTTTCGATATTTTTCAGTGTTCTTGCCTTCGCCATACAAGTGTATTGTGACTTCTCAGGATATACAGATATGGCACGTGGATCGGCAAATTTACTTGGGTATGAAATTCCAGAAAACTTCCAAGGACCGTTTTTTTCCCAATCGTTTCGGGAACTTTGGTCTAGATGGCATATCACTCTTTCTTCTTGGCTCAGGGATTATATTTATATCCCACTCGGCGGTAGCAAAGGTTCGATCTTTCGTTCCAATGTAAACTCGTTCATCACTATGTGCCTCGGGGGACTTTGGCATGGTGCCAACTGGGCCTTTGTATTTTGGGGAGCTTATTTAGGAGCGCTCATTTGGATTGAAAGGTCTTTGTATTTACACCGAGGAAAAAAGAAATTCCTTCCTGATACCCTTCCATTTGTGGGAATCATTCGAACCATCGTTGTGTTTATTATCTTCACTTTTTCTGGTGTTTTTTTCCGAGCCGCCGCACGTGGCGATGAATCGATGAATGTAGCCTATGAAATTTTTAAAGGTGTATTAACTTTTCGTAACACCGGAGAAACTCTTAGCCGAGTGGATGAACTACCAACTTTCATTGCTCTTGGTTTGATGTTTAACTGGTTCCAATATTCAAACTTTGTGTATGAAAAACTGAAACCTTATCAAAATATCCTCCTTCCTTTCCTTGCAGTAGTTATTTTGTTATTACTCGGAATTTTTGGAGATGGTGGACAAGATTTTATCTACTTCCAATTCTAA
- the rpmB gene encoding 50S ribosomal protein L28 — MARTCVVTGKGTTAGNNVSHSHKKNRRIWKVNVITKKIFLEDENRWVRVKISTRALRTLRKKGLKVAIKDHGGDITAITPKKYVGITPKAQPAA; from the coding sequence ATGGCTAGAACATGTGTAGTAACCGGAAAAGGAACGACGGCAGGGAACAACGTATCCCATTCTCATAAAAAGAACCGCCGTATCTGGAAGGTGAATGTGATCACAAAGAAAATCTTTTTAGAAGACGAGAACCGCTGGGTTCGCGTTAAGATTTCTACACGTGCTTTGCGAACTCTTCGTAAAAAAGGTTTGAAAGTGGCAATTAAAGACCACGGCGGCGATATCACCGCAATCACTCCTAAAAAATACGTAGGGATCACTCCAAAAGCACAACCAGCAGCTTAA
- the sppA gene encoding signal peptide peptidase SppA, with amino-acid sequence MPSRKPFLFVCVVLFSVLFTESCVIGNSMNLLPQSGKADFEEKLIAGRDQEKIVIISIEGMISDDSKESFFGPPTESMVARVKESLKYAERDPDVKAVILKINSPGGTVTASDIIYQEVLKFKTRKSIPVFAGFMDTAASGAYYIAMATDAIGAHPTTVTGSVGVIMSGFNVKEGLDKIGVKDQSFTSGPNKALGSPLTEMTPEQRKILQSIIDSLYGRFFEVVKKGRSNVSEARLKEICDGRIFTAEQAKKEGMIDFIGYFDDFVYQTMQHPKFQGNRNGNPRVITYQRGKGRVDNIYQATDSNKNPFSLGIADKILGTGTNAKFLYLWDL; translated from the coding sequence ATGCCTTCAAGAAAGCCTTTTCTTTTCGTTTGTGTCGTTCTGTTTTCGGTTCTTTTTACCGAATCGTGTGTCATTGGGAACAGTATGAACTTGTTACCGCAAAGTGGCAAGGCTGATTTCGAAGAGAAACTGATCGCTGGAAGGGATCAAGAAAAAATCGTAATCATCTCCATCGAAGGAATGATTTCTGATGATTCCAAAGAATCTTTTTTTGGCCCACCAACAGAATCGATGGTAGCTCGGGTCAAAGAATCCCTGAAATATGCAGAACGAGATCCAGATGTAAAAGCTGTGATTTTAAAAATCAACTCACCAGGTGGAACTGTTACTGCTAGTGACATCATTTACCAAGAAGTTTTAAAATTTAAAACTAGAAAATCCATTCCAGTGTTTGCAGGATTTATGGATACAGCGGCCAGTGGAGCCTACTACATAGCGATGGCTACAGATGCCATTGGCGCTCACCCAACAACTGTTACAGGATCTGTCGGTGTCATCATGTCTGGTTTCAATGTAAAAGAAGGTTTGGATAAAATTGGAGTTAAAGATCAATCTTTTACTTCTGGTCCAAATAAAGCACTTGGTTCCCCTCTTACGGAGATGACCCCAGAACAAAGAAAAATTCTCCAATCCATCATCGATAGTTTGTATGGTCGTTTTTTTGAAGTTGTTAAAAAAGGAAGATCAAACGTTTCGGAGGCTCGCCTCAAAGAAATTTGTGACGGAAGGATTTTCACTGCTGAACAAGCTAAAAAAGAAGGGATGATTGATTTCATCGGATACTTTGATGACTTTGTTTACCAAACGATGCAACATCCAAAATTCCAAGGAAATCGTAACGGAAATCCACGTGTCATCACTTACCAAAGAGGGAAAGGTCGTGTAGATAATATCTACCAAGCTACTGATTCCAATAAAAACCCTTTTTCCTTAGGAATTGCTGATAAAATCCTCGGAACAGGTACCAACGCAAAATTTCTTTATCTTTGGGATCTATAA
- a CDS encoding TIGR00730 family Rossman fold protein, with protein MTDLAFENQNFLWGNEAGPVRILSEYLHPKTEFQTQGITDTIVVFGSARIPAPETQKSNPPTALENLSNYYAEATAFAKLISEWAETLKSERPGRNLNICTGGGPGIMEAGNRGAREAGAKSVALNIVLPHEQHVNPYVDPELAFEFHYFFMRKLWFMKACRGMVAFPGGFGTFDELFETLTLVQTGKKSKIPILLYGKEFWTQVINFKKLAEMRLISEEDLDLFGFADSPEEALRFFQEKIRFELTHSTGTKT; from the coding sequence ATGACTGATTTAGCGTTTGAGAACCAAAATTTTTTATGGGGAAATGAAGCCGGCCCCGTCCGCATCCTTTCGGAATACCTCCATCCCAAAACGGAATTCCAAACCCAAGGGATCACGGATACAATCGTTGTATTTGGATCGGCAAGGATCCCTGCACCGGAAACACAGAAATCAAATCCACCCACAGCCCTCGAGAATCTAAGCAATTATTATGCAGAAGCCACCGCTTTTGCGAAACTGATTTCCGAATGGGCAGAGACATTAAAATCAGAAAGGCCTGGTCGTAATCTTAATATTTGCACAGGTGGTGGACCTGGAATTATGGAAGCCGGGAACCGAGGGGCAAGGGAAGCGGGAGCCAAATCAGTGGCCCTTAATATCGTCCTTCCGCACGAACAACATGTGAATCCTTATGTGGATCCGGAACTGGCTTTCGAGTTTCATTATTTTTTTATGAGAAAACTTTGGTTTATGAAGGCTTGTCGGGGGATGGTTGCCTTTCCTGGTGGGTTTGGAACCTTCGATGAATTATTTGAAACACTGACCCTCGTCCAAACGGGCAAAAAATCTAAAATCCCCATCCTTCTCTATGGAAAGGAATTTTGGACCCAAGTGATCAATTTCAAAAAACTCGCGGAGATGCGCCTGATTTCGGAAGAAGATCTGGATTTATTTGGGTTTGCAGACAGCCCAGAGGAAGCACTTCGATTCTTTCAGGAAAAGATTCGTTTCGAATTGACCCATTCCACGGGTACAAAAACATAG
- a CDS encoding penicillin-binding protein 1A encodes MNKEKTLRITITTFFTIALLGGFFFGYILSEVNKGKELQKLASYQPTTPTKLYDSNGVLFAELYRHKQELLKYSDIPPHVIHAFLSVEDDNFFNHFGIDFLAIVRAAIKNVFAGRIVQGGSTLTQQLAKTILQQRKKTFGRKFLEALLTLQIEQEYTKEEILEIYFNLIYLGHGTTGLSSAANVYFQKDVRDLSIAEAAMLARLPKAPVTYSPFKNPKEAKQAHMVVLGLMAKNGFIPKDQVQKIHDDFWERYWPVVITQSPSRSTWGAKLNRAPYFTEWVRQILEKELGEEALYTGGLRVYTTLDVRKQEIAEEELRKGLIEQDKYAFGANFRYVGRADKGLVSLYNLFGSIFPVGVPYVTSLDDRQVFRLHLEKEMAPALELLTDFTPSENESSAVKEFQRSSLVFSSNLHVEGAIVTIDHQTGYLQTMVGGSRFSPKNQFNRAMQARRQTGSAFKPFVYAAAIQNRAVGSGTGIMDAPLTTITEEGEGYSPQDISGDFRGMVPLSRALSLSLNIVSVQVLMRTGTDAVIDFASKVTKANKARFPTGPALALGVAELTPYEMALGYSILANKGKDVIPFSVRYVLNQSGTVVYNKEKEVQETLAEEAKNGSIQIIPEATAYIIKQMLMGVAMGGTPTQALRAADKGNYKGESGGKTGSTSSYTNVWYAGFDPKYTSVVWMGFDKSSLSLGKGVTAAGVAAPIWGKLYSRWYNEGPYPVFYPNGRAEEIPADVVKGATCAFNGLTPGPNCPLTGNLFLKPITIAGRTLAVPGGRQCDGDRDHYRSMDLTDFLQRELEISDDELK; translated from the coding sequence ATGAACAAAGAAAAAACACTTCGAATCACTATTACTACCTTTTTTACCATTGCACTCCTTGGAGGTTTCTTTTTTGGATACATCCTTTCTGAGGTAAACAAAGGAAAGGAGTTACAAAAGTTGGCTTCTTACCAACCAACAACTCCCACAAAATTATATGATTCGAATGGAGTGTTGTTTGCCGAACTTTATCGCCACAAACAAGAATTACTTAAATATAGTGACATTCCTCCTCATGTCATTCATGCCTTTCTTTCCGTTGAGGATGATAACTTTTTCAATCATTTTGGTATAGATTTTTTGGCTATTGTTCGTGCAGCCATCAAAAACGTTTTTGCCGGACGGATTGTCCAAGGTGGGTCTACTCTCACCCAACAGTTAGCAAAAACTATCTTACAACAAAGGAAAAAAACATTTGGGCGTAAGTTTTTGGAAGCACTCCTCACTTTACAAATTGAACAAGAGTATACCAAAGAAGAAATTTTAGAAATTTATTTTAACTTAATTTATCTGGGGCATGGAACGACGGGGCTTTCGTCTGCAGCCAATGTCTACTTCCAAAAAGATGTTAGAGATTTGAGCATTGCTGAAGCTGCCATGCTTGCAAGACTTCCCAAAGCTCCTGTAACCTATTCACCATTCAAAAATCCAAAAGAAGCAAAACAAGCGCATATGGTGGTTTTGGGACTGATGGCAAAAAATGGATTCATACCAAAAGACCAAGTCCAAAAAATTCATGATGATTTTTGGGAAAGATATTGGCCGGTTGTCATCACACAATCTCCTTCCCGTTCTACGTGGGGTGCAAAACTCAACAGAGCCCCTTATTTTACAGAATGGGTTCGCCAAATTCTAGAAAAGGAATTAGGGGAAGAGGCTTTATATACTGGTGGATTAAGAGTTTATACAACTCTTGATGTTCGAAAACAAGAAATTGCCGAAGAGGAACTTCGAAAAGGACTTATCGAACAAGATAAATACGCTTTTGGTGCAAACTTCCGTTATGTGGGAAGAGCCGACAAAGGCCTTGTTTCTTTATACAATTTATTCGGTTCTATTTTTCCTGTGGGAGTTCCTTACGTCACAAGTTTGGATGATAGACAGGTATTTCGTCTCCATTTAGAAAAAGAAATGGCTCCTGCCTTAGAACTTTTGACTGATTTTACCCCATCAGAAAATGAAAGTTCTGCAGTAAAAGAATTTCAAAGATCTTCTCTTGTCTTTTCATCCAACTTACACGTAGAAGGTGCCATTGTCACTATAGACCATCAAACTGGTTATCTCCAAACAATGGTTGGGGGATCTAGGTTCTCCCCGAAAAATCAGTTCAATCGGGCCATGCAAGCAAGACGCCAAACTGGATCTGCATTCAAACCATTTGTTTATGCAGCAGCAATCCAAAATAGAGCCGTTGGTTCCGGCACCGGAATTATGGATGCTCCTCTTACAACAATCACCGAAGAAGGGGAAGGATATTCTCCACAAGATATCTCCGGAGATTTTAGAGGGATGGTTCCCCTTTCACGAGCGTTATCGTTATCTTTAAATATTGTGTCTGTTCAAGTTTTAATGAGAACGGGAACGGATGCTGTCATTGATTTTGCATCTAAAGTAACAAAGGCAAATAAAGCCAGATTTCCAACCGGTCCTGCTTTAGCATTAGGTGTTGCGGAATTAACACCTTATGAAATGGCTCTTGGTTATTCCATTTTAGCAAACAAAGGAAAAGATGTAATTCCATTTAGTGTTCGTTATGTGCTAAATCAAAGTGGAACTGTTGTTTATAATAAAGAAAAAGAAGTACAAGAGACACTTGCCGAAGAAGCAAAAAATGGATCCATCCAAATCATTCCAGAAGCCACTGCTTATATTATCAAACAAATGTTAATGGGTGTTGCTATGGGGGGAACTCCGACACAAGCCCTACGTGCCGCTGATAAAGGAAATTATAAAGGAGAGTCCGGTGGAAAAACGGGATCCACTTCTTCTTATACTAACGTTTGGTATGCGGGTTTTGATCCTAAATACACATCGGTAGTTTGGATGGGATTTGATAAATCCTCTCTTTCTCTTGGGAAGGGTGTCACTGCGGCTGGAGTGGCAGCACCCATTTGGGGAAAATTGTATTCTCGTTGGTACAACGAAGGCCCTTATCCTGTATTTTATCCAAACGGAAGAGCGGAAGAAATTCCTGCCGATGTGGTAAAGGGTGCCACCTGTGCTTTTAATGGTCTGACTCCAGGCCCCAACTGTCCTTTGACAGGGAATTTATTTTTGAAACCAATTACCATTGCCGGCCGCACTCTTGCCGTTCCAGGCGGAAGGCAATGTGATGGTGACCGTGATCACTACCGCTCGATGGATCTTACCGACTTTCTCCAAAGAGAACTTGAAATCTCTGATGATGAATTGAAATAA